The genomic window CTCGAAGTCTTGCTGGGGCAAAAGGTTCCGAAATCATTTATCGAGGCCCAAAATCCCTATGCAGACCTGGATTTTTCGAAGGCGCCAAAGTTAGATGCCATCTTTCTCTCTACGCTACTTTATCAGAACGACTTTTCTGGCCAGGTACTAGCCAGGATTCTAAAATTTCATGCTCAACGTGGAACGATGGTGAACATCATTGGAACGGGATACATGCACTCGGACAATGCGACGAACCTGTTCAGAGAGCTGACACTTCTTTCAAAAAATATTCGAATTCAAGAGTACAAGTATTACGAGGACGATTTTTGGAAGAAGTTTTTGCTCGTGACCAACTATTTTAGAAATATGCACGTCAAAGCACTTGTTACGCTGTCTTCGTCCAATTCAAGAGATAACGTCGTCATCGTCGGCGGCCGAAACGTACACGATGGTTTTCTGTTTCAGTCGAAGCCTGATTTAGCTCGCTTTCCAGAGTTAGACCAGGCCGCACCCGACGCGACTTTTGCTTATTGGCAGGACGTGGAGTTCTTGATTCGTTCTAAGAACGTCACAGACACCGTCTATGCTCACCTCTTGAAGCTATGGAATCGAGACTTGGTGAAGACGACTGTCGAGCCTATTGCGTTTCAGACTGAATCTACCCCGCTAACTGATCTAGCGACAAAAGGCGAAAACGTTGTCAGACATTTCATCAGTCTTCCGTTTTCAGATCAACACGCTCTCGAGAAGCTCTATGTTGAAATGCTTGACCAAGCAAAATCATCTGTTGTGATTTCGAGTCCGTATCTTCGACCCACGAAAAGCCTGCTGAAGGCCATTTTGAGAGCGGTCGGGAGAGGGGTTCGCGTCGATATTCAAACACGAATCAATCTCGCTGGCGACACCCAAGCGTGGCTCTACGAAGAGACCAACAAAGCCGCCATCAATGATTTGTATACCAAGGTCGGAGTGTATGAGTGGCAAGGAAACTCGATCCTTCACTCGAAGATCATTGTGGTGGACGACAAATTGAGTTTTGTTGGTTCGGTTAACTTGAGCCGACGAAGTTTCGTTCAAGATGTCGAAGGCGGACTCTTGATACAGAGTCACCGATTCAACTCTCAGCTCCGATCGCTGATCAGCTCTTATCGAGATCAATCTACGCAAATCACCGAAAGGCAGAAAAGAAACTTTTGGGCCTCGGTTGTTCTTAACCTGATCGATGATCAAATTTAGTTAACGAAGTCGTTTGACTGGTTTGCCGCCGCGATCTTTAAATTTACTTAAAGTTCTTTTTTTACGTGTATCAATTAAGTCCATGCCAAAACAAGAATCGAGGTTAAGACATTTTCTTAACCTCAGATTTCTATAAAGCCTTCCGATTAGAACCAACGCACCTGGTATTAAGACCAGGTCGCTTGTTGTACGTTGGTTGGAGGTCGTTTCATGGGATCTCGATATACTAGTTCGGTTCTTTCCCTGTTTCTTCTTCTGTCGATCACCATTACGGCCAAGGCCGAAGTTATAAATGGGACAGACCAGTCGAACTACACTCTTCTATTAGGCCCCAATACCTATCGCAGCCCTCTGGTGGGAACGAAGACCACCACCGAGAGCCTTTCGGCCTCCCCAGCACCGCAAGAAGCTCAACTTTATGTCGTCAATGGATCAGGCGAGGATCTATCGCTCTCAAATTGCAGTGGACTTCCTTTATTAAGGAAAATCGCCTGCGTGATTTCAAATGGGGCAAAAATCGTAAGACTTAATTTAGAGCGCCCAAAGCAAATCGAAATCTCGCTTAATGGCCAAGTCATTGTCACTCAAAATTCTCTTACATCGACCACCAATTCGCTTCTTCTTCCGATCACTCTTTCAAGCGAAAATCAGCTTCGAATAAAACTTAAAGGAAGTGTCTTTTCTTTCGTCCAAGTTTCTATTCGCGGTCTTGATCACGTTTCCCCGGTTATCAACCTCGCCTCGCCTACTGAAAATCAAGTCATCGAGGGCCTTAGCTTTGGCGTGTTAGCTACAAGTAACGAACGCCTACATTCGGCCTCGCTGTCAATTTCCGGAGAAGGTACTTTTCCGCTATCACTTTCAAGCGATGGTTTAACGATCACAGGCGAAATCACCAGCAGCTCGCCTGGGCCAAAGGTTCTGACTCTCACGACAAGAGATCCCGCTGGAAATGAAACTGTCATTCAAAGATCCATCAGACTTAATTTCAATCGACCACCGACAGCGAATCTAGTCTTAGCTTCTAGTGGTACCGGCAATGCGCCACTCATTGTTCTCTTTGATGCTTCACAAAGCTCCGATCCTGATAACGACCAGCTTCAATACCGGTTTGATTTTGATGAAGGTACGGTTTTCACAGGCACAAACCCGAAAGTTTCTCACGAATTTCTAAACCCCGGCAATTTTGACGTAGAAGTTCGTGTCACCGACCCAAGCGGTCTTGCATCAATAGCAACCATTGCAGTGAGCGTTATATCGCCCACACTTCCGCCAGACCCGGTTCAAGTAGCACCACCACTTTCTCAAAGCTCGGTACAGCCTTTTAGCGAAACAGTCGAGTTTTTATATTCCGGCGCAAACCCGATTCAACGTGATGTTCAAATAAACGCAGTTCGAGAAGACCTCATCGCAACGGTCTCAGGCATTGTCCTTGATCAAGATGGTGAACCATTAAGTGGAGTAAAGGTTTCTTCCGTTGGAAAGCCGGAGCTAGGTTACACGCTAAGCCGCGAAGACGGAAAGTTTGACATCGCAATTCATTCCGGAGGCATGACAACATTAAAATTTGAACGAAATGGCTATGCTCATGCATCCCGTGATCTTGATGCAAAAACCCAATCTATGTTTGCTCTTGATTCGGTGCTGCTCGTTAAGCGAGATACAAAGGTCACGACTGTTGCTGTGAATGCACCCTTTGCTCAGCTCGCAGAGGGATCGCCGGTTGTAGACGATCGCGGTACGCGCACTGCAACAGTTCTAGTTCCTCAAAACACCGCTGCGCACTTAAAAATGCCAAGTGGTGCAAACATCGCAGTTGAAAACCTAAACATCCGGATGACAGAATTCACTGTTGGTCCAAATGGACCGAAGAAAATGCCGGCAAGCCTGCCGCTGCAAACAGCATACACCTATGCGCTTGAAATCACTACGGACGAGGCGATTGCGCTCGGTGCTGAACAGGTCGTGTTTTCAAAACCAGTTTCCTTTTATGTCGATAACTTTTTATCGATACCAAGTGGGCTTGCCATGCCGCTTGGGTACTTGAATCCAAAAACCGGCTACTGGGAAGCCTATCCAGATGGCGTCGTCATTGATATTTTGTCTCATGATAATGGTCGCGCGGTCTTAAACCTAGGAAGCGGCCAAGGCGCAACGGCAGAAGAACTTGCCATTCACGAAATCGATGACACCGAGCTAGAAAAATTAGCGACACTTTACCAGCCTGGCCGAAGTATTTGGCGTGTGAGGCTTAATCACTTTTCAATCAACGACTTGAACGGAAACGGTCAATCCCCCAAAACCAATGATCCAAGTGATCCAAACAACAACAATGTTAATAGTCCCATAAACTGTCCGGGATGCGTGATTGATGTCGTCTCCGGAAACGTCACAGAAAAAATCGAACTGCCAGGTACTGAAAGATCGATTCACTTTTCCTCGCGCCGAGGTGGTTCGCGTGCAGAAAACGCTCGGGCCACGATTCAGTATCTAGGCGAAGAAATACCTTCAAACCTTCGAGTTGAACTGTCCTATAGTATTGCTGGAAAACGGATTGACGTACCGGCACCCTCGGTACCCAATGGAACAGCGGAAATAGTTTGGGATGGCTATGATTTGTGGGGACGCCAAGTTTTTACAGAACAGGAAGCTCAGATTTCCATCACGTACATTCAGTCTTCATTTTATAGCTTTAGACCTTACAACCCCGACGATCCAACCACCTGGGCAAGCCCGCGGGAAAGAAATCCAGAGCTCAGTGGCGGACTCGAATACTTCGAACTCGAACCATACACGGCCCAAACGACTTACCGAAAGTCAGTTTCTTTAAGGCCACCTCTTGATCTCGCAACGAAATGGGCGGTTAAGTCCTTAGGCAAGTGGACACTTGATAACCATCACTTTCTCAATACAAACTCGTTTGCACTTTACAAAGGCAATGGCGATGTTTCTTACTTGAACTCAAGACCAAAAATCGTGAGGTCCATTGCTGGAAATGGCCCTGGGTTCGCTGGCGACGACGGTCCTGCAACGGCCGCGCAGTTTAATGGAATTAGAAATCTCACGTTTGACAACGAAGGCAACATCCTTGTCGCTGATATTCAAAACCACCGAATTCGGAAGATTGATAAGCTTACTGGCATCGTTACGACAATAGCTGGAAATGGATCTTCTGCATATTCAGGCGACGGAGGTCCTGCGATCAGTGCGGGCCTAGCTTTGCCCGTTGACCTCACAGTCGACCGAGACGGAAACATCTACTTTAGCGACTTTGATGTGCACCGAGTACGAAGGATCGACAAGCTAACAGGGATCATCACAACGATCGCAGGCACAGGTGTCGCCGGATATTCAGGTGATGGTGGCCTAGCTGTAAATGCGCAAATCAACGGTCCAAGGTCAGTGATTGCAAATCCAGATGGTTCGATTTTCGTTAGCGAAGAATTTAATCATGTCATTCGCCGAATCGATCCAAGTGGCATCATTCGAACGTTTGCTGGAACAGGTACAGCTGGTTATTCCGGTGACGGCGGCCCAGCCATTGACGCTGAATTTTCGTTTCCCAACTACACTGCTCGTGACAGCGTCGGAAACCTATATGTTGCGCAAGCTGGGACAAGATGTGCCATTAGAAAAATCTCGCCTACTGGACATACGGTTACAACGATCGCTGGAACCGGAACTTGTGCCAATGGTCTTGACGGCGAACCAGCAAATTTAGTTCCGATTGGAAGTGTAGCTGCAGTCGCAGTTTCTAATGACAGACGAGTTTATTTTGCAGACAGGACTTTTCACCGAATAAAAATGGTCGACGAACTTGGAAATCTGCAAACAGTCATCGGAACTGGCTTTTCGGGATTCAATGGCCTTGGCCGCACCGGCGCAGTGACTAACCTCGGGCAACCGACCGATGTTGAAGTAAGGCCTGACGGAAGCCTAGTCTTTATCGAATTCTTCAGGCATGCGATTCGAGAATTCGTCAACGCACCTGCGATTGTTCAAGCACAAAATGGAACTCTCGAACTTGCTAACGAAGATTCAACGGAAATCTTCGTTTTCGATCAATCTGGCAAACATTTAAGAACTCTCTTTGCCGAAACAAGAACCGTAAAATATTCATTTGAATATGAAGGCGATCGCCTCATCGCAACGATTGATAGCGACGGTAATCGAACATCGATCACAAGAAATGGTTCAGGAGAACCATCGGCAATTGTGTCACCATATGGTCAGACGTTTAGTCTTGTTATTGACGGAAGTGCCGAAAGCGAACGCTTAAGCCGTATCACCTACCCGACTGGCGAAAGCTACCAGGTTGAGTATGATTCCTTTGGAATGATGACGAAGTTCGTGAAACCTCGAGGTGGCGAATACACGTTTACTTATAACCTTAGAAATCGCCTCATAGGCGAAACCGATCCAGCCGGCGGATCGCAAACGATCGGTTCAACATATCGCAGTACAGCTGAAGGAAATCTCTTCACCTGGGGTTATCAGCAGGCGAGAACTGGAAGTACTTACTCCACCACTTATAAGGGCGATGAAACGTCAAGGTCCGCAAGTTACGATTCAGGGCTTTCTTCGATTGCAAATCCTAACCTTGTTCTTTCAAATTCTATTGCGACACCTGATCCGAGACTCCTTGGTATTTCGTCTTACACCGCTTACGAAGAACAATTTAGACCAGGCCAACCGTGGCGAATTCTGAATCAAACCACAAAAACCTACGTCAGTAACCAAACTAGCTTCGTTCGCACCGACCGAACTCAAACTGACTACGGTTTTTTCCAAACCGTTTTTGATTCAAGTACCCGCACCTACTCGAGCACCACAAGCGAAGGTCGCTTTAGTCAAACCGTAATCGATAGCAAAACAAGACCTATAAGGCTTCAGACAGGCACTTTAACGCCGACTGAAATGACTTACGATACAAGAGGTCGCTTAAGTGAAATCACACGTGGTAACAGGTCAACGAAATTTCGTTACGACACGAACGGCTTTTTGCTTGAAACAGAAGATGCACTTGGACAAATCACAAGGACCTCATCCGATGCAACAGGAAAAATCGTTTCAAGTACGAATCCAAATCTAGAAACCGTTGGTTTCAGCTATGATCTTGACCGAAATTTAAGTGAAATTGTTTTACCTGGAAATCTGCTTCATAGGCTTGCATCAAATTTCATGGATAATTTTGGTGGCTACCTTACG from Deltaproteobacteria bacterium includes these protein-coding regions:
- a CDS encoding PKD domain-containing protein; translated protein: MGSRYTSSVLSLFLLLSITITAKAEVINGTDQSNYTLLLGPNTYRSPLVGTKTTTESLSASPAPQEAQLYVVNGSGEDLSLSNCSGLPLLRKIACVISNGAKIVRLNLERPKQIEISLNGQVIVTQNSLTSTTNSLLLPITLSSENQLRIKLKGSVFSFVQVSIRGLDHVSPVINLASPTENQVIEGLSFGVLATSNERLHSASLSISGEGTFPLSLSSDGLTITGEITSSSPGPKVLTLTTRDPAGNETVIQRSIRLNFNRPPTANLVLASSGTGNAPLIVLFDASQSSDPDNDQLQYRFDFDEGTVFTGTNPKVSHEFLNPGNFDVEVRVTDPSGLASIATIAVSVISPTLPPDPVQVAPPLSQSSVQPFSETVEFLYSGANPIQRDVQINAVREDLIATVSGIVLDQDGEPLSGVKVSSVGKPELGYTLSREDGKFDIAIHSGGMTTLKFERNGYAHASRDLDAKTQSMFALDSVLLVKRDTKVTTVAVNAPFAQLAEGSPVVDDRGTRTATVLVPQNTAAHLKMPSGANIAVENLNIRMTEFTVGPNGPKKMPASLPLQTAYTYALEITTDEAIALGAEQVVFSKPVSFYVDNFLSIPSGLAMPLGYLNPKTGYWEAYPDGVVIDILSHDNGRAVLNLGSGQGATAEELAIHEIDDTELEKLATLYQPGRSIWRVRLNHFSINDLNGNGQSPKTNDPSDPNNNNVNSPINCPGCVIDVVSGNVTEKIELPGTERSIHFSSRRGGSRAENARATIQYLGEEIPSNLRVELSYSIAGKRIDVPAPSVPNGTAEIVWDGYDLWGRQVFTEQEAQISITYIQSSFYSFRPYNPDDPTTWASPRERNPELSGGLEYFELEPYTAQTTYRKSVSLRPPLDLATKWAVKSLGKWTLDNHHFLNTNSFALYKGNGDVSYLNSRPKIVRSIAGNGPGFAGDDGPATAAQFNGIRNLTFDNEGNILVADIQNHRIRKIDKLTGIVTTIAGNGSSAYSGDGGPAISAGLALPVDLTVDRDGNIYFSDFDVHRVRRIDKLTGIITTIAGTGVAGYSGDGGLAVNAQINGPRSVIANPDGSIFVSEEFNHVIRRIDPSGIIRTFAGTGTAGYSGDGGPAIDAEFSFPNYTARDSVGNLYVAQAGTRCAIRKISPTGHTVTTIAGTGTCANGLDGEPANLVPIGSVAAVAVSNDRRVYFADRTFHRIKMVDELGNLQTVIGTGFSGFNGLGRTGAVTNLGQPTDVEVRPDGSLVFIEFFRHAIREFVNAPAIVQAQNGTLELANEDSTEIFVFDQSGKHLRTLFAETRTVKYSFEYEGDRLIATIDSDGNRTSITRNGSGEPSAIVSPYGQTFSLVIDGSAESERLSRITYPTGESYQVEYDSFGMMTKFVKPRGGEYTFTYNLRNRLIGETDPAGGSQTIGSTYRSTAEGNLFTWGYQQARTGSTYSTTYKGDETSRSASYDSGLSSIANPNLVLSNSIATPDPRLLGISSYTAYEEQFRPGQPWRILNQTTKTYVSNQTSFVRTDRTQTDYGFFQTVFDSSTRTYSSTTSEGRFSQTVIDSKTRPIRLQTGTLTPTEMTYDTRGRLSEITRGNRSTKFRYDTNGFLLETEDALGQITRTSSDATGKIVSSTNPNLETVGFSYDLDRNLSEIVLPGNLLHRLASNFMDNFGGYLTPLGRELNHQYTRDQELSLVTRADGKQIRYNYTQDAKRKLLSIETDAQTISFSYVPFRALLQGITTNDGYTAFDYDGDAPISKNYFGVFNNGITMTYYQNGRLLNSMTVGGSYIAIAYNSDQEPSAVGELGITREQQTGLLTTKNLSSITENFGYNTFGELESKSLNGLGGETYQRDNLGRITQKTTTLGGQNETSSYTYDPAGRLARVVRSGTYASDVRYTYDARGNRIAVNRDGSITSGSYDTEDRLLSYGDLRFTYTDHGDLLEKENIVSGQKITLTYDQRGQLTRAQLSGGRVITYTIDGEGRRLSRFVDGVFNTGYMHDISGRLVAEVEPSGQLRSHFVYATESHSPDYMITSGAKFYFAKDQLGSIRAVINVDTGVVAQAIHYDEFGRILADSNPGFQPFGFAGGHFDHDTGLVRFGARDYDSEVGRWLSKDPILFQGGRNHYSYVSSDPINFLDPTGLSQQQVDCAVTWLRINRPELFIGLPRDLSIRDGDLSLYRKLSEVLNLDPSVGARYNRLTKNILIDTTYFNSMNAPFASIVGAVAHELMHAQDSYFNQRSHRVIDQTESNVVREYIRNPRGGK
- a CDS encoding phosphatidylserine/phosphatidylglycerophosphate/cardiolipin synthase family protein, producing the protein MLKVILVSATLSILGVPAVWAGPSSPETLYLNDKSLDNFREFLVSNTRSDANIKISYSGSRFQSHSVGLDDHLMDMGPDLWCNNRWVKSLKVHTGGMEVVIPKMNGTCQIRLGNKPVVQFINDEAYSPVYKRFGAYQEECKYSAEGPMSSNRYRNMSCAQSFDEVSILSDSIESFLVKLEVLLGQKVPKSFIEAQNPYADLDFSKAPKLDAIFLSTLLYQNDFSGQVLARILKFHAQRGTMVNIIGTGYMHSDNATNLFRELTLLSKNIRIQEYKYYEDDFWKKFLLVTNYFRNMHVKALVTLSSSNSRDNVVIVGGRNVHDGFLFQSKPDLARFPELDQAAPDATFAYWQDVEFLIRSKNVTDTVYAHLLKLWNRDLVKTTVEPIAFQTESTPLTDLATKGENVVRHFISLPFSDQHALEKLYVEMLDQAKSSVVISSPYLRPTKSLLKAILRAVGRGVRVDIQTRINLAGDTQAWLYEETNKAAINDLYTKVGVYEWQGNSILHSKIIVVDDKLSFVGSVNLSRRSFVQDVEGGLLIQSHRFNSQLRSLISSYRDQSTQITERQKRNFWASVVLNLIDDQI